In Cicer arietinum cultivar CDC Frontier isolate Library 1 chromosome 7, Cicar.CDCFrontier_v2.0, whole genome shotgun sequence, a single window of DNA contains:
- the LOC101503437 gene encoding tobamovirus multiplication protein 1 has protein sequence MRWNFQPMIMEELAPLFSNLTWWDQINNSTTCQTAFFYFLSAAYALVSSVALFQLVRIELRVPEFGWTTQKIFHLMNFIVNGVRALVFGLHKLVFLLHPKVFILVLLDLPGLLFFSTYTLLVLFWAEIYHQARSLPTDKLKIIYISINAALYIIQICIWIYLWIDDNSVVELFGKIFIAGVSFVAALGFLLYGGRLFCMLRHFPIESKGRRKKLHEVGSVTAICFTCFLIRCVMGFLSAFDSDASLDVLDHPILDLVYYMLVEILPSALVLYILRKLPPKRISAQYHAIH, from the exons ATGAGGTGGAACTTTCAACCGATGATCATGGAGGAGCTTGCACCTCTCTTCTCCAATTTGACGTGGTGGGACCAAATCAACAACTCCACTACTTGCCAAACCGCTTTCTTTTACTTCCTCTCTGCAGCTTATGCTCTCGTTTCCTCCGTTGCTCTC TTTCAATTAGTCAGAATTGAGCTCAGAGTACCTGAGTTTGGCTGGACTACGCAGAAAATTTTTCATCTCATGAATTTCATTGTCAACGGAG TGCGTGCTCTGGTTTTTGGATTGCACAAGCTAGTTTTTCTTTTGCATCCTAAG GTTTTCATTTTGGTGCTACTAGATTTGCCGGGACTACTCTTTTTCTCAACATATACTCTTTTAGTCCTTTTTTGGGCAGAGATTTATCATCAG GCAAGGAGTTTACCAACCGATAAGCtaaagataatttatatttcaataaatgcTGCCTTGTATATTATCCAG ATTTGTATTTGGATATACCTCTGGATCGATGACAACAGTGTTGTGGAGTTATTTGGAAAGATATTTATTGCAG GTGTGTCATTTGTGGCTGCACTGGGCTTCTTGCTCTACGGAGGAAG ATTATTTTGCATGCTGAGGCATTTCCCAATTGAATCTAAAGGGAGAAGGAAGAAACTTCATGAG GTCGGATCTGTTACAGCCATCTGTTTCACCTGTTTTTTAATACGATGCGTTATG GGTTTTTTGTCGGCGTTTGATTCAGATGCGTCTCTTGATGTTTTGGATCATCCTATTTTGGACTTGGTCTACTACATG CTGGTCGAAATCCTGCCTTCAGCTTTAGTCCTCTACATTCTGCGCAAATTGCCCCCAAAGAGGATATCAGCACAATATCACGCTATTCACTAG